A part of Nesterenkonia lutea genomic DNA contains:
- a CDS encoding asparaginase yields MDSETKEASSGIEADMTRIVVLATGGTISSRQHSEGGSRAKDNAADLIAALDKHGFDDFGPGIALEPQDLGVQNSFNFAFADLSRIAHAVAEILHREDVDGVVVTHGTDTMEETLALLGFTHDDPRPVVLTGAQRSPDHPDSDGPRNLRDAILTAASPDSREQGVLLVFGGEIHAALGLRKAHTLAPQPFRHRSAGALGTITGLSPRFFTRALWAEPLPLPDHEFERQRVDMVLGYPGADATLLRAAVDAGATGVIVLGAGAGNPGSALVQAIQEAIAQGVLVGLGTRTGGGPVAVIYGGGGAVDAVAAGAVPLGDLPATQARILMALLSSTHPVEEARELLAARLTSAG; encoded by the coding sequence ATGGACTCAGAAACGAAAGAGGCGTCCAGCGGAATCGAGGCTGACATGACTCGGATCGTCGTCCTGGCCACAGGTGGGACCATCTCCTCGCGGCAGCATTCCGAGGGTGGATCTCGGGCCAAGGACAACGCGGCCGATCTGATCGCGGCCCTGGACAAGCACGGCTTCGACGACTTCGGTCCGGGCATTGCGCTGGAGCCCCAGGACCTCGGCGTACAGAACTCGTTCAACTTCGCCTTCGCAGACCTCTCCCGCATCGCCCACGCCGTCGCAGAGATCCTCCACCGGGAGGACGTGGACGGCGTCGTCGTCACCCACGGCACGGACACCATGGAAGAGACGCTCGCGCTGCTGGGCTTCACCCATGATGATCCCCGTCCGGTGGTGCTCACCGGAGCCCAGCGAAGCCCCGATCACCCCGACAGCGACGGGCCCCGCAATCTTCGCGACGCGATCCTCACCGCCGCCTCCCCGGACTCGCGGGAGCAGGGGGTGCTTCTGGTCTTCGGTGGGGAGATCCACGCCGCGCTGGGCCTGCGCAAGGCGCATACTCTGGCTCCCCAGCCGTTCCGACACCGCAGCGCCGGAGCGCTGGGCACCATCACCGGATTGAGCCCGCGCTTCTTCACCCGCGCACTCTGGGCAGAGCCGCTCCCGCTGCCTGACCACGAGTTTGAGCGCCAGCGGGTGGACATGGTGCTGGGCTATCCCGGCGCAGACGCCACGCTTCTCCGCGCTGCCGTGGACGCTGGTGCCACCGGTGTCATCGTCCTCGGCGCCGGAGCCGGGAACCCCGGGAGCGCGCTGGTCCAGGCGATCCAAGAGGCCATCGCCCAGGGCGTGCTGGTGGGCCTGGGCACGCGCACCGGGGGCGGACCTGTCGCGGTGATCTACGGGGGAGGGGGCGCAGTGGACGCCGTCGCTGCCGGGGCCGTGCCGCTCGGTGACCTCCCCGCCACCCAGGCGAGGATCCTGATGGCGCTGCTGAGCAGCACCCACCCGGTGGAAGAAGCCCGGGAGTTGCTGGCGGCGCGGCTGACCTCGGCGGGATAG
- a CDS encoding polysaccharide deacetylase family protein, with protein MAKEIYVALGIDVDAVGGWLGSYGGEDSPGDISRGMFAGEVGVPRLNKLLAKYDLPSTWFWPGHSIETFPQQFDQVVAAGHEIGVHGYSHENPIAMTREQETEILTYCIDLIEKRAGRRPTGYVAPWWEFSAITNELLLEQGIKYDHSLMHRDFEPYYVRAGDNWEQSKIDYDKPASSWMKPLIRGEETDLVEIPASWYLDDLPPMMFIKSSPNSHGFVNPRQLEEIWRDQFDWVYRESDYAVFTITIHPDVSGRPQVLLMLERLIEHINSHEGVKWSQFNDIADDFLRRSPRQFG; from the coding sequence ATGGCCAAAGAGATCTATGTAGCCCTCGGTATCGACGTCGACGCGGTCGGCGGCTGGCTGGGCTCCTATGGCGGGGAGGACTCCCCGGGCGACATCTCCCGCGGCATGTTCGCCGGCGAGGTCGGGGTGCCCCGGCTGAACAAGCTGCTGGCGAAGTATGACCTTCCCTCCACCTGGTTCTGGCCCGGACATTCCATCGAGACCTTCCCCCAGCAGTTTGACCAGGTGGTCGCCGCCGGCCACGAGATCGGGGTGCATGGCTACAGCCACGAGAACCCGATCGCGATGACCCGCGAGCAGGAGACCGAGATCCTGACCTACTGCATCGACCTGATCGAGAAGCGCGCCGGACGCCGCCCCACCGGATATGTGGCCCCGTGGTGGGAGTTCTCCGCCATCACCAATGAGCTCTTGCTGGAACAGGGCATCAAATACGACCACTCGCTGATGCACCGGGACTTCGAGCCCTACTACGTGCGCGCCGGGGACAACTGGGAACAGTCCAAGATCGACTACGACAAGCCTGCCAGCAGTTGGATGAAGCCGCTCATCCGGGGGGAGGAGACCGATCTGGTCGAGATCCCGGCCTCCTGGTACCTCGATGACCTGCCGCCGATGATGTTCATCAAGTCCAGTCCCAACAGCCACGGCTTCGTGAACCCGCGCCAGCTCGAGGAGATCTGGCGCGACCAGTTCGACTGGGTCTACCGGGAGAGTGACTACGCGGTCTTCACCATCACCATCCACCCGGACGTCTCCGGGCGTCCGCAGGTGCTGCTGATGCTGGAGCGGCTGATCGAGCACATCAACTCCCACGAAGGGGTGAAGTGGTCGCAGTTCAACGACA
- a CDS encoding tripartite tricarboxylate transporter permease: protein MVEALGIALELIGTPMGILMILLGAFVGLIFGILPGLGASQAMILLLPFTYGMDPHLAILMFVSIMSAASFGGALPAILINTPGTPANVVTTFDGHPMALRGEAVRAIFISGASCIAGAVIGALVLFAVIPVIPIVISAFGAKETFWLVIFGIAMIALASKGNTLKGLAAGAFGLLLAFVGRNYVFPGERFTGGMDFLYDGVPMAALLVGVFAIVPMIMLGARRTVVDESVASAAVVDTKNYGRQARQGVMDVVRRPVVTIRSSLIGVGLGIIPAIGGATSSFISHLVARNLHRDKPGDDDFAPKGVIASETANNGKDGGALMPTLAFGIPGDPNTAVLLGALLMHGVPLGSTLFSYDLDLVMIIVLALVLGQIAVVAMGAAAGPLVTRVTGISTAFLVPVVIVCALIGAYLYRGNVWDLSIVFVAAFVAYGMGLFNYPAISLILGYLLGVEAERTFVQSVTMSQGNYLALFDGWIVWTLIIAMVASFVLVGISGRKRKTDDDAGPFRGGEAVSSLTPARGGSGGSPVHGPGVSPEPSEGATMTQGATSADPAPTEDELVTAENSAKLALRWRLIGVGFATALLLLAAAFLVASMQYEDDMGLFPMIVSCLMLGFLVLVLIGELLPVLRPKVQASGAKTVKPPEGPSVSFSDFKKHVKILIWLIGFIVGTVVIGFLAMPFLIAAYVRSFDPDKWRAGIYVAVFMGVLLVLLGIFSPTQFWPGSLPTILPGLLGGGRLADLF, encoded by the coding sequence ATGGTAGAGGCATTAGGAATCGCCCTGGAGCTCATCGGCACCCCGATGGGGATCCTGATGATTCTCCTGGGCGCGTTCGTCGGGCTGATCTTCGGGATCCTTCCCGGCCTGGGGGCGAGCCAGGCGATGATCCTGCTGCTCCCGTTCACCTACGGGATGGATCCCCACCTGGCGATCCTGATGTTCGTCTCGATCATGTCTGCGGCATCGTTCGGGGGTGCCCTTCCGGCGATCCTGATCAATACGCCGGGCACCCCGGCGAATGTCGTGACGACCTTCGATGGCCACCCCATGGCGCTGCGAGGTGAGGCTGTCCGAGCGATCTTCATCTCCGGGGCGTCCTGCATCGCTGGGGCGGTCATCGGAGCGCTCGTCCTGTTCGCGGTGATCCCGGTCATCCCGATCGTGATCTCCGCCTTCGGGGCCAAGGAGACCTTCTGGCTGGTCATCTTCGGCATCGCCATGATCGCACTGGCCTCGAAGGGCAACACCCTCAAGGGTCTGGCGGCAGGCGCATTCGGCCTGCTGCTGGCCTTCGTGGGTCGCAACTACGTCTTCCCGGGTGAGCGCTTCACCGGCGGGATGGACTTTCTCTACGACGGCGTCCCGATGGCCGCGCTGCTGGTCGGCGTCTTCGCCATCGTGCCCATGATCATGCTGGGTGCCCGGCGCACCGTGGTGGACGAGAGCGTCGCCAGTGCAGCCGTGGTGGATACGAAGAACTACGGACGCCAGGCGCGGCAGGGCGTCATGGACGTGGTCCGCCGCCCCGTGGTCACCATCCGCAGCTCGCTGATCGGTGTGGGCCTGGGCATCATCCCCGCCATCGGCGGAGCCACCTCCAGCTTCATCAGCCACCTGGTCGCCAGGAACCTCCACCGCGACAAGCCCGGCGACGATGACTTCGCACCCAAGGGCGTCATCGCCTCGGAGACCGCCAACAACGGCAAGGACGGCGGCGCGCTCATGCCGACGCTGGCCTTCGGCATCCCCGGTGACCCGAACACCGCCGTCCTGCTGGGTGCCCTTCTGATGCATGGCGTCCCGCTGGGAAGCACGCTGTTCTCCTATGATCTTGACCTGGTCATGATCATCGTGCTCGCCCTGGTGCTCGGTCAGATCGCCGTGGTGGCCATGGGTGCCGCAGCGGGTCCGCTGGTGACCCGGGTGACCGGAATCAGCACCGCCTTCCTGGTGCCCGTCGTGATCGTCTGCGCCCTGATCGGTGCCTACCTCTACCGCGGCAACGTGTGGGACCTCAGCATCGTCTTTGTGGCGGCCTTCGTCGCCTATGGGATGGGGCTGTTCAACTACCCCGCGATCAGCCTCATCCTGGGATATCTGTTGGGCGTCGAGGCCGAGCGCACCTTCGTGCAGAGCGTGACCATGTCCCAGGGCAACTACCTGGCCCTCTTCGACGGCTGGATCGTCTGGACCCTGATCATCGCCATGGTCGCCTCGTTCGTACTGGTGGGCATCTCGGGTCGGAAGAGAAAGACCGACGACGACGCCGGCCCCTTCCGCGGCGGCGAGGCCGTCAGCAGCCTGACCCCCGCGCGGGGTGGGTCCGGCGGCTCACCGGTCCACGGGCCGGGCGTCTCCCCGGAACCTTCCGAAGGTGCCACGATGACCCAGGGCGCAACCTCGGCCGATCCAGCACCCACCGAGGATGAACTCGTCACCGCGGAGAACAGCGCGAAACTGGCGCTGCGCTGGCGGCTGATCGGCGTCGGTTTCGCCACGGCTCTGCTGCTGCTCGCGGCCGCCTTCCTGGTGGCTTCCATGCAGTATGAGGACGATATGGGTCTGTTCCCCATGATCGTCTCCTGCCTCATGCTCGGCTTCCTCGTGCTGGTGCTCATCGGCGAGCTGCTTCCCGTGCTCCGTCCCAAGGTGCAGGCGTCCGGTGCCAAGACCGTGAAGCCGCCGGAAGGTCCCAGCGTCTCCTTCAGCGACTTCAAGAAGCACGTCAAGATCTTGATCTGGCTCATCGGATTCATCGTGGGCACCGTGGTGATCGGCTTCCTCGCGATGCCTTTCCTGATCGCGGCCTATGTGCGCAGCTTCGACCCCGACAAGTGGCGCGCAGGAATCTACGTCGCTGTCTTCATGGGTGTGCTGCTGGTGCTGCTGGGCATCTTCTCGCCCACCCAGTTCTGGCCTGGGTCGCTGCCGACCATCCTGCCGGGCCTGCTCGGCGGTGGGCGGCTCGCCGACCTGTTCTAG
- a CDS encoding tripartite tricarboxylate transporter substrate-binding protein, whose amino-acid sequence MRIKKLAHITTASLAIGALAACGNGDAETEGGDAGGEDFPNGNVRIVVGSGPGSTMDELARLLAPYLQEEWDESVVVDNVPGANQSAAYNEVANAEPDGHTLFIGVHGTMGIHNALGNLDTPYDEFEWFGTLVEEPYTFYTAADSDIETLDDLVDAEPVRYGDSGYESPVNPFALTVFDALDTEFIFTPGFDPGAAQSGVLTGEQHLVGRDAAQMLRGGTDQDFRALLVASEEPHPLQPDAATFTDVEEQFGVDMPVLDIFQLGFPIGTTPGTDEETVDMLADTVRGLIEENEEFQTQLEENYMEESMLAERIGRETTSEYVQNVIDQYEEFGVEDLQQQLEAGGQ is encoded by the coding sequence ATGAGAATCAAAAAACTTGCACACATCACCACCGCATCGCTTGCCATCGGCGCACTCGCTGCCTGCGGCAACGGCGACGCAGAGACTGAAGGCGGCGACGCCGGAGGCGAGGACTTCCCGAACGGCAACGTTCGCATCGTCGTCGGCTCCGGTCCGGGTTCCACCATGGATGAGCTGGCACGCCTGCTCGCCCCCTACCTGCAGGAAGAATGGGATGAGTCTGTCGTCGTCGACAACGTCCCAGGCGCCAACCAGTCGGCCGCGTACAACGAAGTCGCGAACGCCGAGCCGGACGGCCACACCTTGTTCATCGGTGTCCACGGCACCATGGGCATCCACAACGCTCTGGGCAACCTTGACACCCCATATGACGAGTTCGAGTGGTTCGGCACCCTGGTCGAAGAGCCCTACACCTTCTACACAGCTGCCGACAGTGACATCGAGACTCTCGATGACCTGGTCGACGCCGAGCCCGTCCGCTACGGCGACAGCGGCTACGAGAGCCCGGTGAACCCCTTCGCGCTGACCGTGTTCGACGCGCTGGACACCGAGTTCATCTTCACTCCCGGCTTCGACCCCGGCGCGGCGCAGTCCGGCGTGCTCACCGGCGAGCAGCACCTGGTCGGCCGCGATGCCGCACAGATGCTGCGCGGCGGCACAGACCAGGACTTCCGCGCGCTGCTGGTGGCCTCCGAAGAGCCCCACCCGCTGCAGCCCGATGCTGCCACGTTCACCGACGTGGAGGAGCAGTTCGGCGTTGACATGCCCGTCTTGGACATCTTCCAGCTCGGCTTCCCGATCGGCACGACTCCCGGCACCGATGAGGAGACCGTGGACATGCTCGCCGATACGGTGCGCGGTCTGATCGAGGAGAATGAGGAGTTCCAGACGCAGCTCGAGGAGAACTACATGGAGGAGTCCATGCTCGCCGAGCGCATCGGTCGCGAGACGACCTCCGAGTACGTGCAGAACGTCATCGACCAGTACGAGGAGTTCGGAGTCGAGGACCTGCAGCAGCAGCTGGAAGCTGGCGGTCAGTAG